The following are encoded in a window of Telmatobacter sp. DSM 110680 genomic DNA:
- the ahcY gene encoding adenosylhomocysteinase: MASSTLEMTEYKVADLSLADWGRKEISIAEHEMPGLMAIRNKYSAEKPLKGVRITGSLHMTIQTAVLIETLVSLGAEVRWASCNIFSTQDHAAAAIAASGVPVFAWKGESLEDYWDCTYKALSFKGGKGPEMVVDDGGDVTLLIHKGYELENGDKWVDTPSGNHEEQVIKDLLKKVYAEDKQHWHKVVKEWRGVSEETTTGVHRLYQMLEKGTLLVPAINVNDSVTKSKFDNLYGCRESLADGIKRATDVMVAGKVAVVCGYGDVGKGCSHSLRGMGARVIVTEVDPINALQAAMEGFEVTTIEDTLGRGDIYVTCTGNVDIITLEHMKKMKDQAIVCNIGHFDNEIQVDRLNTEKGVEKLNIKPQVDKYHFPDGHEIFMLAEGRLVNLGCATGHPSFVMSNSFANQTLAQLDLWKNKDTYKVNVYTLPKKLDEEVARLHLEKIGVKLTTLSKKQADYIGVPVEGPYKPEFYRY; this comes from the coding sequence ATGGCTTCCTCAACCCTGGAAATGACCGAATACAAAGTCGCAGATCTTTCGCTGGCCGATTGGGGCCGCAAGGAAATTTCAATTGCCGAACACGAGATGCCGGGCTTGATGGCGATTCGCAACAAGTACTCGGCCGAGAAGCCGCTGAAGGGTGTGCGCATCACGGGTTCGCTGCACATGACCATTCAAACCGCGGTGCTGATCGAGACGCTCGTTAGCCTGGGCGCGGAAGTGCGCTGGGCAAGCTGCAACATCTTTTCGACGCAGGATCACGCAGCGGCAGCGATCGCGGCCAGCGGCGTCCCGGTGTTTGCGTGGAAGGGTGAGAGTCTTGAAGATTATTGGGACTGCACCTACAAGGCGTTGAGTTTCAAGGGCGGCAAGGGTCCCGAGATGGTGGTGGACGATGGCGGCGACGTCACGCTGCTGATCCACAAGGGCTATGAGCTTGAGAACGGCGACAAGTGGGTTGATACACCTTCAGGCAATCACGAAGAGCAGGTGATCAAAGATCTGCTGAAGAAGGTTTACGCCGAAGACAAGCAGCACTGGCACAAGGTTGTGAAGGAATGGCGCGGTGTTTCTGAAGAGACGACAACGGGCGTTCACCGGCTCTATCAAATGCTGGAGAAGGGCACGCTGCTTGTTCCGGCTATCAACGTCAACGATTCTGTTACCAAGTCGAAGTTCGACAATCTCTACGGCTGCCGCGAGTCGCTGGCCGACGGCATCAAGCGTGCGACCGACGTGATGGTGGCTGGCAAGGTCGCGGTGGTTTGCGGATACGGCGATGTGGGCAAGGGCTGCTCGCACTCTCTACGCGGGATGGGCGCACGCGTGATTGTGACCGAGGTTGATCCGATCAATGCGCTGCAGGCGGCGATGGAAGGCTTTGAAGTCACCACCATTGAAGACACGCTGGGACGCGGCGATATTTACGTCACCTGCACGGGCAACGTGGACATCATCACGCTCGAGCACATGAAGAAGATGAAGGACCAGGCGATCGTCTGCAACATCGGACACTTCGATAACGAGATCCAAGTCGACCGGCTCAACACGGAAAAGGGCGTGGAGAAGCTGAACATCAAGCCGCAGGTGGACAAGTACCACTTCCCCGACGGGCACGAGATCTTCATGCTGGCCGAAGGACGTCTCGTCAACCTTGGCTGCGCTACCGGCCATCCCAGCTTCGTGATGTCGAACAGCTTTGCCAACCAGACGTTGGCGCAGCTCGACCTCTGGAAGAACAAGGACACCTACAAGGTGAACGTGTACACGCTGCCCAAGAAGCTGGATGAGGAAGTAGCGCGGCTGCATCTTGAGAAGATC
- a CDS encoding metalloregulator ArsR/SmtB family transcription factor translates to MATSIVKILRVVADPNRLRILLLLKAEELSVAELQEILVMGQSTISTHLSQLKTAGLVEDRRIGKNSLYRLTIGNGNDVLADLLARADREIPEAVHDRATARRVVKKRQDKMRAFFDSVAGRLGKDYVPGKSWKSLAEALVRLLPPMDIADLGAGDGSFSLFLAQSATKVLAVDSSAKMIEFARDQAHRHDVKNVDYRLGDMEELPIDDEAVDLVFFSQSLHHALHPDRAIKEGARILRPGGRIAILDLARHRFEEAREMYADEWLGFSEAELESMLHRAGFVKIQSSIVQKETEPPHFQTMLAVAHKP, encoded by the coding sequence ATGGCCACGTCAATTGTGAAAATACTCCGCGTGGTAGCCGACCCCAACCGGCTCCGCATTCTATTGCTCCTGAAGGCCGAAGAGCTTTCTGTTGCTGAGCTGCAGGAAATCCTGGTCATGGGCCAAAGCACTATCTCCACACACCTCTCGCAGCTCAAAACGGCCGGTTTAGTTGAAGATCGCCGCATCGGCAAAAACAGCCTCTATCGACTGACAATCGGCAATGGAAACGACGTGCTGGCAGACCTGCTCGCTCGTGCCGACCGCGAAATCCCTGAGGCGGTGCACGACCGCGCCACTGCTCGACGCGTTGTTAAAAAACGCCAGGACAAGATGCGCGCCTTTTTTGATAGCGTCGCCGGCCGTCTCGGCAAGGATTACGTTCCCGGCAAATCGTGGAAAAGCCTCGCAGAGGCTTTGGTTCGTCTCCTGCCGCCTATGGATATCGCCGACCTCGGAGCCGGCGATGGGAGCTTCTCACTCTTTCTGGCCCAGAGTGCAACGAAGGTGCTGGCGGTCGACTCTTCAGCCAAAATGATCGAATTCGCTCGCGACCAGGCGCATCGCCACGACGTCAAAAATGTCGACTACCGCCTTGGTGATATGGAAGAACTTCCTATCGACGACGAGGCCGTCGATCTCGTTTTCTTTTCGCAGTCGCTCCATCACGCGCTTCATCCAGATCGTGCAATAAAGGAAGGCGCGCGCATTCTGCGTCCCGGCGGTCGAATCGCCATTCTTGATCTAGCCCGGCATCGATTCGAAGAAGCCCGCGAGATGTACGCCGACGAGTGGCTGGGGTTCAGCGAAGCCGAGTTGGAGTCGATGTTGCATCGCGCCGGGTTTGTAAAGATTCAATCGTCCATAGTACAGAAAGAAACTGAGCCGCCGCATTTTCAAACCATGCTCGCCGTTGCCCACAAGCCCTAA
- a CDS encoding cupin domain-containing protein: MSKTTEEIRIGQLAIRFLLEGKNAGGALAMFEFEVPSGGKVPAAHSHDAYEETIYGLHGVMTFTVNDRREDIHPGEVLCIPRGAVHRFDNLYPESAKCLAVLTPGILGPEYFREIAELLKASPGGPPNPAAIGEVMRRHGLTLAR, encoded by the coding sequence ATGAGCAAAACGACGGAAGAAATCAGAATTGGGCAATTGGCCATTCGATTCCTGCTCGAGGGGAAAAACGCCGGCGGCGCGTTAGCGATGTTTGAGTTTGAAGTGCCCTCCGGAGGAAAGGTTCCGGCTGCACACTCACATGACGCCTATGAGGAGACAATTTACGGCCTTCATGGGGTGATGACTTTTACAGTAAATGATCGACGAGAAGATATTCATCCCGGCGAAGTGTTGTGCATCCCGCGCGGAGCGGTTCACCGCTTTGATAACCTTTATCCGGAATCGGCGAAATGCCTGGCAGTTTTGACACCCGGCATTCTCGGCCCGGAATATTTTCGCGAAATTGCGGAGTTGCTGAAGGCCTCACCCGGTGGTCCGCCAAATCCGGCTGCGATTGGCGAGGTGATGCGCAGGCATGGGCTAACGCTGGCGCGATGA
- a CDS encoding metalloregulator ArsR/SmtB family transcription factor: protein MAVKRDPRTTIKAQETARSPRLTHAQRSAILKALSDPKRFELLEKIARTQCPMTCSMAGDALAISSATLSHHIKELQTSGLINVRREGKFAYLTIKPGVLEALAAYLQSLSPASCPTS from the coding sequence ATGGCTGTGAAACGAGATCCTCGGACCACCATCAAAGCTCAGGAAACGGCTCGGTCTCCTCGCCTTACCCACGCTCAGCGCAGCGCGATCCTCAAGGCACTATCTGATCCCAAACGCTTCGAACTGCTTGAAAAGATCGCCCGCACTCAATGTCCTATGACCTGCTCAATGGCGGGCGACGCTCTCGCCATATCTTCCGCAACGCTCTCTCATCACATAAAAGAACTACAGACCAGTGGGCTTATAAACGTCCGTAGGGAAGGCAAGTTCGCCTACCTCACCATTAAGCCCGGCGTTCTTGAGGCGCTTGCGGCCTATCTTCAGTCCCTCAGCCCCGCGTCTTGCCCCACCAGCTGA
- a CDS encoding glucose 1-dehydrogenase: MSKLQGKVALVTGASKGIGAAIALELAAQGAAVAVNYSGSKSGAEKVVNEIKQAGGKAIVVQANVADPDSIGPLINTVVKQLGPIDILVNNAGVFEFAPLESVTPEHFHRQFNINVLGLLLVTQAAVAQFNPEGGSIINISSVVADGSPNASVYSATKGAVDTISAALAQELGPKKIRVNSLNPGMIETEGAHAAGVIGSDFEKAAVARTPFGRIGQPKDIANAAALLASEDSVWINGQAIHAAGGFRL; the protein is encoded by the coding sequence ATGAGCAAACTGCAGGGCAAAGTCGCACTGGTCACCGGAGCATCTAAGGGCATTGGCGCGGCGATCGCGCTTGAACTGGCGGCGCAAGGCGCAGCGGTCGCAGTGAACTATTCCGGTAGCAAATCCGGCGCTGAGAAAGTCGTGAACGAAATCAAGCAGGCCGGTGGCAAGGCGATCGTGGTCCAGGCCAACGTGGCGGATCCCGATTCGATTGGACCGCTCATCAACACCGTGGTAAAACAACTCGGTCCCATCGACATCCTGGTCAACAATGCTGGAGTCTTTGAGTTCGCTCCGCTGGAATCAGTCACGCCGGAGCACTTCCATCGTCAGTTCAATATCAACGTGCTCGGATTGTTACTGGTAACGCAGGCTGCTGTTGCGCAGTTCAACCCCGAAGGCGGCAGCATCATCAACATCAGCTCAGTGGTGGCCGACGGCTCGCCGAACGCATCCGTTTACAGCGCTACAAAGGGCGCAGTCGACACCATAAGCGCAGCCCTCGCGCAGGAACTCGGCCCGAAAAAGATCCGCGTCAACTCACTCAACCCGGGCATGATCGAAACGGAGGGCGCACACGCCGCAGGCGTCATCGGAAGCGATTTCGAGAAAGCCGCAGTCGCGCGAACCCCGTTCGGTCGCATCGGGCAGCCCAAGGATATCGCGAACGCCGCGGCTCTGCTTGCGTCAGAAGATTCAGTGTGGATCAATGGCCAGGCTATCCACGCAGCGGGTGGCTTCCGGTTGTAA
- a CDS encoding methylated-DNA--[protein]-cysteine S-methyltransferase gives MTSNVQFATVDETVMAFDENRAWELVCERDSSARFFYAVATTGVFCRPDCKSRRPLRGNVQFFTSTIDAQAAGFRACKRCCPTAATSDPVGKIRTHIEANLDRSVTLSELGRVAGMSPFTVQRIFKQEMGVSPLQYQRSLRASRLRGALKQSGRVTDAIYEAGFGSSSRAYEGAQLGMTPGSFAQGGKGERIGWCSAPSPFGRVIVGATERGLCWLSLAETAEEAETSLRAEFPAAELQRDPSLSRLVDAALQMVRDGSDLSANRRLGGALDLRGTVFQLRVWQALRQIPRGETRSYSELAREMGEPKATRAVARACAMNRVALVVPCHRVVGASGSLTGYRWGVDRKRKLLEAERR, from the coding sequence ATGACGAGCAATGTTCAATTCGCAACGGTGGATGAGACGGTGATGGCATTCGACGAAAATCGGGCGTGGGAACTGGTTTGCGAGCGAGATAGTAGTGCACGATTTTTCTATGCAGTGGCTACGACCGGCGTGTTCTGCAGACCGGATTGCAAGAGCCGCCGACCTCTACGTGGAAACGTACAATTTTTTACGAGCACAATAGATGCGCAAGCTGCAGGATTTCGTGCTTGCAAACGATGCTGTCCAACTGCCGCGACCAGCGATCCAGTTGGTAAGATTCGAACTCATATCGAGGCTAACCTTGATCGATCGGTGACTCTCTCGGAATTGGGTCGTGTCGCGGGCATGAGTCCGTTCACGGTGCAGCGCATATTCAAGCAGGAGATGGGCGTAAGTCCGCTGCAGTATCAGCGGTCGTTGCGTGCGAGCAGATTGCGGGGAGCGTTGAAGCAGAGCGGGCGCGTGACGGACGCCATTTATGAAGCTGGATTTGGTTCGTCGAGCCGGGCGTATGAGGGCGCACAACTGGGCATGACTCCGGGTAGTTTTGCGCAAGGCGGTAAGGGCGAGCGGATTGGGTGGTGCTCCGCTCCTTCCCCTTTCGGCCGCGTAATTGTCGGCGCGACTGAGCGTGGGCTTTGCTGGCTATCGCTCGCGGAGACGGCAGAGGAAGCAGAGACGAGCCTCCGGGCGGAGTTCCCTGCTGCCGAGCTGCAGCGTGATCCCTCTCTCTCGCGATTGGTGGATGCGGCGTTGCAGATGGTGCGGGACGGTTCAGACTTGTCCGCAAATCGCAGGCTGGGTGGCGCACTCGATCTGCGCGGAACGGTCTTTCAACTGCGTGTTTGGCAGGCCCTCCGTCAGATTCCGCGAGGAGAGACACGCAGCTACAGCGAACTCGCTCGCGAGATGGGCGAGCCGAAGGCGACGCGCGCGGTAGCACGAGCATGCGCGATGAATCGGGTGGCATTGGTCGTTCCCTGCCATCGCGTAGTAGGCGCAAGCGGTTCGCTGACCGGATATCGCTGGGGTGTGGATCGGAAGCGAAAACTGCTGGAAGCAGAACGAAGATGA
- the kdsB gene encoding 3-deoxy-manno-octulosonate cytidylyltransferase has protein sequence MSKLRIAGVIPARLGSTRLPRKVLREIAGRPMVEWVWRAVAGSGLMDPVVVATDSDEVAEVCRARGVPVAMTSPNCTSGSDRVREVARQIDADIYVNTQGDEPTLTPEFFPPLIELFNRPEVQVATLAVRCPAVDIRNPNAVKVVTALDGKALYFSRATIPHDRDESGFAGYRKHLGIYAYRKSALERFGELPPGWLESVEKLEQLRLLEAGIDIYVAGAPADTIGVDTEEDLMRAEAALMSRDGGF, from the coding sequence ATGAGTAAGTTACGGATTGCGGGGGTGATCCCAGCGCGGCTCGGCTCCACTCGCCTGCCCCGCAAGGTTCTGCGTGAAATTGCCGGGCGGCCGATGGTGGAGTGGGTTTGGCGCGCGGTCGCGGGGAGCGGTTTGATGGACCCGGTCGTCGTGGCTACCGATTCCGATGAGGTCGCAGAGGTGTGTCGCGCCCGCGGGGTTCCCGTAGCTATGACTTCACCCAACTGCACCAGCGGATCTGACCGAGTGCGCGAGGTGGCACGTCAGATCGATGCGGATATTTACGTGAATACCCAGGGTGACGAGCCGACCTTGACGCCCGAGTTTTTTCCACCGCTGATTGAGCTGTTCAACCGCCCAGAGGTGCAGGTGGCGACGCTGGCAGTACGGTGTCCGGCCGTCGACATTAGAAATCCAAATGCGGTCAAAGTCGTGACCGCGCTGGATGGAAAGGCGCTTTACTTTTCACGAGCGACGATTCCGCATGATCGAGATGAGAGCGGGTTTGCGGGGTACAGGAAACATCTGGGAATTTACGCTTATCGCAAATCGGCGTTGGAACGATTCGGCGAGCTGCCGCCAGGGTGGCTCGAGTCGGTGGAGAAGCTGGAGCAGTTGCGTCTGCTGGAAGCAGGAATCGATATCTACGTAGCGGGTGCTCCGGCGGACACAATCGGCGTGGATACAGAAGAAGATCTGATGCGGGCCGAGGCAGCGCTGATGAGCCGCGATGGTGGCTTCTAG
- a CDS encoding FG-GAP-like repeat-containing protein has product MPLRPYLAKNLNSYLRILRLSAAGLVALMFALSSHATTANQFFQLNVHSTGGTPVKIVTADFNHDGKADIVALNSNNVLSILLGTGSSSFAVSKTIATLPANTASLAARLVAGDFNGDGHQDVALMASPGNLVKVFLGHGDGTFAAPVTIADGLPSAGDMLTGDFNGDDKADLVVANGTSISVLLGKSGGTFQTPIVTKTGLSSPTSLVLAVGDVNRDSHLDIAANDTNGETQVLLGTGTGHFTLKSAFSFNPPPENLPTTIAIADFTGDGKPDIAVGFPTDYPIWYIGQACIIPGYGDGTFNQNTVTCARTPYTFGEMHVGNLNGKQDLVFSSDPMMVQFNNGSGVMTSSSYGVGGGPMVVGDFSGDGRQDIAVGAVGGVQVVVNSAPGVLRAPLAMYDVAGGTFTESMIMNTTDFNGDGYADLAVIDFFDEHGSYLSSGDVLLGGSKNLLTRGGNFGFGISPDYSYSAATPAIGDFNHDGKLDIAIATFNFTQGGNSGSGLQVSFGDGKGNFPTSGPLLDTNSNYIAAGDYNGDGKADLASLDGSTFEILIGKGDGTFASPVTYAVGLNPVFVLQADLNGDGKKDIIVVNQGGNDVSVLLGKGDGTFLPQKTYAAGTAPVAVVTGDFNRDGKIDMAVASSAGISVLLGNGNGTFQAEKTYSAGGAVTGIAESALHQDGLVDLIGIVPASQRFVVLPGTGSGTFGSAVVFPLDRAPTQMVAGDFNHDGATDLAFLGNASDRADTTGNGFNNVGSLVIFYNQGGDHLTLTSNLSKPTATQSVTFTAHVIPSIGEIGTPSGVVTFKNGSATLGTVSMSGGAASITTKLTAGTHQIVASYGGNSSFNPNHSVTLTIVVTP; this is encoded by the coding sequence ATGCCTCTCCGGCCTTACCTCGCCAAAAACTTGAACAGCTATCTCCGCATCCTGCGTCTGTCGGCTGCAGGCCTGGTCGCCTTGATGTTCGCATTGAGCAGCCACGCGACAACTGCCAACCAATTCTTCCAATTGAACGTTCACTCGACAGGCGGCACGCCGGTAAAAATCGTCACAGCCGATTTCAATCATGACGGCAAAGCCGATATCGTCGCCCTGAACAGCAATAACGTACTCAGCATCCTTCTCGGCACGGGAAGCAGTTCATTTGCAGTCTCGAAAACCATCGCGACTCTCCCGGCAAATACCGCAAGCCTCGCGGCCCGGTTGGTGGCCGGGGATTTCAATGGTGACGGCCACCAGGATGTAGCGTTGATGGCGAGTCCAGGAAATCTCGTCAAAGTTTTTCTTGGCCACGGCGATGGTACGTTTGCAGCTCCGGTGACGATCGCAGATGGCTTGCCGTCAGCGGGCGACATGCTGACTGGTGATTTCAACGGAGACGACAAGGCAGACCTTGTCGTGGCCAACGGTACGTCGATTTCAGTTCTGCTGGGAAAGTCCGGCGGAACATTCCAGACGCCGATTGTGACGAAGACCGGTCTCTCCTCGCCCACTTCTCTGGTTCTGGCGGTTGGCGACGTTAATCGCGACTCGCACCTGGACATTGCCGCCAACGATACCAACGGTGAAACCCAGGTTCTGCTGGGCACAGGCACTGGCCACTTTACCCTGAAGTCCGCCTTTTCATTTAACCCGCCTCCGGAAAACCTGCCGACAACCATCGCGATCGCCGATTTCACCGGAGATGGCAAACCGGATATCGCTGTCGGCTTCCCCACCGATTATCCGATCTGGTACATCGGGCAGGCGTGTATTATCCCCGGCTACGGAGATGGCACATTCAATCAAAATACCGTGACCTGTGCCAGAACGCCGTACACGTTCGGAGAGATGCATGTGGGAAACCTGAATGGCAAACAGGATCTCGTGTTCTCCTCTGACCCCATGATGGTCCAGTTCAACAATGGCTCAGGTGTCATGACGTCCAGCAGTTACGGGGTCGGCGGCGGGCCCATGGTTGTGGGCGACTTTAGCGGAGACGGCCGACAGGATATCGCCGTCGGCGCTGTGGGAGGCGTGCAGGTGGTAGTCAATTCCGCGCCTGGGGTTCTTCGCGCGCCTCTTGCAATGTATGACGTAGCAGGAGGCACGTTTACTGAGTCCATGATCATGAACACCACCGATTTCAACGGCGACGGCTATGCAGACCTGGCAGTAATTGATTTTTTTGATGAGCACGGTTCCTACCTGTCCTCGGGTGATGTGTTGCTTGGCGGATCAAAGAATTTGCTAACCAGGGGCGGCAACTTTGGTTTTGGGATCAGTCCCGACTATTCTTACAGTGCGGCAACACCGGCTATCGGCGATTTTAATCACGATGGCAAGCTGGATATCGCGATCGCTACGTTCAACTTCACGCAGGGCGGCAATAGCGGCTCCGGTTTGCAGGTCTCCTTTGGAGATGGCAAGGGCAACTTCCCCACGTCAGGCCCGCTACTGGATACGAATTCGAATTACATAGCGGCGGGCGACTACAACGGCGACGGAAAAGCCGATCTCGCATCTCTCGATGGCTCGACTTTCGAGATCCTGATCGGCAAGGGTGATGGAACCTTTGCATCTCCCGTTACCTATGCAGTCGGCCTGAACCCGGTTTTCGTGCTCCAGGCCGATCTGAATGGAGACGGGAAGAAAGACATCATCGTCGTCAACCAGGGCGGCAACGACGTGAGCGTACTGCTGGGTAAAGGAGACGGAACCTTCCTGCCGCAAAAAACCTACGCTGCAGGGACTGCTCCTGTGGCCGTTGTGACCGGCGATTTCAACCGCGATGGAAAAATCGACATGGCTGTTGCCAGCAGTGCCGGAATTTCGGTGCTTCTAGGCAATGGCAACGGTACATTCCAAGCGGAGAAGACTTACTCGGCGGGCGGCGCGGTCACGGGGATTGCCGAGTCAGCGCTGCACCAGGACGGGCTTGTGGACCTCATCGGCATCGTCCCAGCTTCGCAACGCTTCGTTGTGCTGCCGGGCACGGGTAGCGGTACCTTTGGCTCTGCGGTTGTTTTCCCGCTCGATCGCGCACCAACGCAGATGGTGGCCGGCGACTTTAACCATGATGGGGCGACTGACCTCGCGTTCTTAGGCAACGCCTCCGACCGCGCCGACACCACTGGCAATGGCTTCAATAACGTCGGCAGCCTCGTCATTTTCTACAACCAGGGCGGAGATCACCTGACGCTTACCAGCAACCTGAGTAAGCCCACGGCAACCCAGTCTGTCACCTTCACGGCCCACGTGATACCGAGCATCGGTGAGATCGGCACGCCCAGCGGCGTGGTCACCTTCAAAAACGGTTCCGCAACACTGGGCACCGTGTCGATGTCGGGAGGCGCGGCCAGCATTACTACAAAACTCACCGCCGGGACGCATCAGATCGTAGCCAGCTACGGCGGGAATTCGAGTTTCAATCCCAATCACTCGGTGACGCTCACGATTGTGGTCACACCTTAG
- a CDS encoding S41 family peptidase, which produces MVCVSRFFQRLTFVLAATIFAALGLGFALGEFGMFGVHAGGEQDGAYRQMHVYAEVLKRIQSDYVTDPNINQVTNGALHGLLESLDADSSFLTATEYKIYKDRPTTGVAQIGVTVSKRYGYATIVSVIPGSPADREHLADGDVIESIGDSSTRELSLAVIRLLLEGKSGSTITLSVVRPRKPDPDKLTLTRTVTTAPALSEQQYENSSILYLKPGALTMARVDDLAAKIKAAGKSRKILLDLRDDSEGDPEQGIRLANFFINQGTLASLEGQKYPKQTFSADSSKFLTSAPVAVLINRGTYGAAELAADAIEGAKRGDVVGERTFGEGSVQKTIELPDGSALLLTVAKFQGPDGKKIQDEAVAPTVLVGQNADDEVDADENPQPSKSDEPLNKALALLKAKTS; this is translated from the coding sequence ATGGTGTGTGTGTCCCGATTCTTTCAAAGACTGACCTTCGTTTTAGCTGCAACGATCTTCGCCGCTCTTGGGCTCGGCTTCGCGCTGGGAGAGTTCGGGATGTTCGGCGTCCACGCTGGGGGCGAGCAGGACGGCGCCTATCGCCAGATGCACGTCTATGCCGAGGTCCTGAAAAGAATCCAGAGCGACTACGTCACCGATCCGAACATTAACCAAGTCACCAATGGCGCCCTGCATGGCCTGCTTGAATCCCTTGATGCCGACTCCAGCTTCCTCACCGCCACCGAATACAAGATTTACAAGGATCGGCCTACGACCGGCGTGGCCCAGATCGGCGTTACTGTCTCAAAACGTTATGGCTACGCCACCATCGTGAGCGTGATTCCCGGCTCGCCAGCCGATCGTGAGCACCTTGCCGACGGCGACGTCATCGAGTCCATCGGCGACTCGTCCACCCGCGAACTCTCGTTGGCTGTCATTCGCCTTTTGCTCGAAGGCAAATCCGGTAGCACCATTACTCTGTCCGTCGTTCGCCCCCGCAAACCAGATCCGGATAAGCTCACGCTTACGCGAACTGTCACTACCGCTCCGGCCCTCAGTGAGCAGCAGTACGAGAACTCCAGCATTCTTTATCTCAAGCCCGGCGCTTTAACCATGGCCCGGGTCGATGATCTTGCCGCAAAAATCAAGGCTGCCGGCAAATCCCGCAAAATTCTGCTGGATCTTCGCGACGACTCCGAAGGCGACCCCGAGCAGGGAATTCGGCTTGCCAACTTCTTCATTAACCAGGGCACGCTCGCCTCCCTTGAAGGGCAGAAGTATCCGAAACAGACATTTTCCGCTGACTCCTCGAAATTCCTCACGAGTGCACCTGTCGCCGTCCTCATCAACCGTGGCACCTACGGAGCGGCTGAACTTGCCGCGGATGCGATTGAGGGAGCCAAGCGCGGAGACGTCGTGGGCGAGCGCACCTTTGGGGAAGGCTCCGTGCAAAAGACCATCGAACTTCCCGACGGCTCAGCCCTTCTGCTCACGGTGGCCAAGTTCCAGGGTCCCGACGGCAAAAAGATTCAAGATGAGGCGGTTGCGCCCACTGTCCTGGTCGGACAGAACGCCGACGACGAAGTTGATGCAGATGAGAATCCTCAGCCCAGCAAGAGCGACGAGCCACTGAACAAGGCGCTCGCCCTTCTCAAGGCCAAAACCAGCTAA